A stretch of Anoplopoma fimbria isolate UVic2021 breed Golden Eagle Sablefish chromosome 4, Afim_UVic_2022, whole genome shotgun sequence DNA encodes these proteins:
- the gabrp gene encoding gamma-aminobutyric acid receptor subunit pi, whose protein sequence is MSVRLPALLTLCLTFTQGGCTYSNNHWGDWNDSQLQPTIQKLMKGYNRYLRPNFNEGPVEIGMSLDIASIDAISEINMDYTATIFLRQRWRDSRLVFPGNESVSVDGRLVSLLWIPDTFIPDSKRSFLHDVTVENRLIRIFSNGTVLYALRITATIACNMDLTKYPMDRQVCTLQLESWGYNLQDVVFYWTRGNDSVKGLDILRLAQYSVETYYTSVSEAVYETGQYPKLVLHFALRRNVLFFILETYVPSVLLVVLSWVSFWISQSSVPARTCIGVTTVLTMTTLMMGARTSLPNANCFIKAIDVYLGICFTFIFGALVEYAYAHFYTMQHHTIEYLHRELQREFNESNGNGSIPIVSSTQPNRSVEIGSTAEEPAEQSANRDTRNNAGSREKVSGQGCSLSSVKDASRRVASAFVVENPHDIDRRARTVFPTAFLFVNILYWLYYLCL, encoded by the exons ATGTCTGTCCGGCTACCCGCGCTGCTGACCCTCTGTCTGACCTTCACACAGGG TGGTTGCACGTATTCTAACAACCACTGGGGAGACTGGAACGACTCCCAGCTGCAGCCAACCATTCAGAAGCTGATGAAAGGATACAACCGCTACCTCAGACCTAATTTCAATG AGGGTCCTGTGGAAATCGGTATGAGTCTCGACATCGCCAGCATTGATGCCATCTCTGAAATCAATATG GACTACACCGCAACCATCTTCCTCCGTCAGCGCTGGCGGGACTCCAGGCTCGTGTTCCCTGGAAACGAGAGCGTCAGCGTGGACGGTCGCCTCGTGTCACTGCTGTGGATCCCCGACACCTTCATCCCCGACTCCAAGCGCTCCTTCCTGCATGACGTCACGGTGGAAAACCGCCTCATACGCATTTTCAGCAACGGAACTGTTCTCTATGCCCTACG CATCACGGCTACGATTGCCTGCAACATGGACCTGACCAAGTACCCCATGGACAGACAGGTGTGCACCCTGCAGCTGGAGAGCT ggggCTACAACCTGCAGGATGTGGTGTTCTACTGGACCCGAGGGAATGATTCAGTGAAGGGTCTTGACATTCTGCGTCTGGCTCAGTACAGCGTAGAGACCTACTACACATCAGTGTCAGAGGCTGTGTACGAGACAG GACAATACCCAAAGCTGGTGCTGCATTTCGCACTGCGTAGAAACGTGCTGTTCTTCATCTTGGAGACGTACGTTCCCTCCGTCCTGCTGGTGGTTCTCTCCTGGGTCTCTTTCTGGATCAGCCAGTCCTCTGTTCCAGCTAGGACCTGCATCG GAGTAACAACAGTCCTGACAATGACCACACTGATGATGGGCGCCCGCACTTCTCTGCCCAATGCCAACTGCTTCATCAAGGCCATAGATGTTTACCTGGGAATCTGCTTCACCTTCATCTTTGGCGCACTGGTGGAGTACGCCTACGCCCACTTCTATACCATGCAGCACCACACCATCGAGTATCTACACAGG GAGCTTCAGAGGGAGTTCAATGAATCCAACGGGAACGGCTCCATCCCCATCGTCAGCTCCACCCAACCCAACCGGTCCGTGGAGATCGGCTCCACCGCAGAGGAGCCTGCTGAGCAATCAGCAAACCGGGACACTAGGAACAATGCTGGATCCAGAGAGAAGGTGTCAGGACAGGGCTGCAGCCTGTCTTCAGTGAAGGATGCATCACGTCGGGTAGCATCCGCCTTCGTTGTGGAAAACCCGCATGACATCGATCGCCGCGCTCGTACCGTTTTCCCCACGGCATTTCTCTTTGTCAATATCCTCTACTGGCTTTActatctctgtctctga